The following coding sequences are from one Gossypium raimondii isolate GPD5lz chromosome 4, ASM2569854v1, whole genome shotgun sequence window:
- the LOC105779163 gene encoding uncharacterized protein LOC105779163 yields MSTSSITLVSGESREFHLDPDFSYSANKKQETPLYIAARRRGSGRLLTLLLDQLKSTAHCGPHGRSALHAAAMAGDAEAIRIILAKNGNLTKERDEDGHTPLHYICCTLGF; encoded by the exons ATGTCTACAAGTTCTATTACTTTGGTTAGTGGCGAATCCAGGGAG TTTCATTTAGACCCTGATTTTTCGTATTCTGCCAACAAAAAACAGGAGACTCCACTTTACATAGCAGCTAGGAGGAGAGGATCTGGGCGCTTGTTGACTCTATTATTAGATCAATTGAAATCAACTGCTCATTGCGGTCCCCACGGTAGATCAGCTTTGCATGCAGCAGCTATGGCTGGAGATGCAG AGGCAATAAGGATAATATTAGCGAAGAATGGGAATTTGACAAAGGAAAGAGATGAAGATGGACACACCCCTCTTCATTATATATGCTGCACACTTGGGTTCTAG